The following are encoded in a window of Nilaparvata lugens isolate BPH chromosome 13, ASM1435652v1, whole genome shotgun sequence genomic DNA:
- the LOC111058309 gene encoding protein takeout, with amino-acid sequence MYLKPECIMNCWLSLFIGLLSFLPSSITQKSKTSETLNIPCHRSSPDFNSCMIKVLHDVRPILKKGVPKMRIQTLEPMFVPRILVKQGSGPVSIDSTFSDQKIHGMTNYMINGIKFDLDNYKMEVDFYLPWLYIEGGYSIKGQILVLPISGSGDSWSNYTTVTGKAVLSGYPETRNGEEFWGIDDLKFSINVKKATIHMNNLFNGNKQLV; translated from the exons ATGTATTTGAAACCTGAGTGTATCATGAATTGTTGGCTGTCCTTATTCATTGGTCTATTATCGTTTCTACCAAGCTCCATAACACAGAAATCAAAAACAA gTGAAACATTGAACATCCCTTGCCATCGTAGCAGTCCAGACTTCAACTCATGTATGATCAAAGTTTTACATGATGTAAGACCGATTCTGAAGAAAG GTGTGCCAAAAATGAGAATACAAACTCTGGAGCCGATGTTTGTACCTCGGATTCTTGTCAAACAGGGCTCGGGTCCTGTGTCTATCGACTCGACTTTCTCGGATCAGAAAATCCACGGGATGACAAATTATATGATAAATGGTATCAA ATTTGACCTAGACAACTACAAAATGGAGGTAGATTTCTACCTGCCCTGGCTCTACATAGAGGGAGGCTACTCTATCAAGGGACAAATTCTGGTTCTACCCATCTCTGGTAGCGGAGACAGCTGGAGTAACTACA cTACAGTGACTGGTAAAGCAGTACTAAGTGGTTACCCCGAAACCAGAAATGGAGAAGAGTTCTGGGGCATAGACGACTTGAAGTTCAGCATCAATGTAAAAAAGGCTACCATTCACATGAATAATCTATTCAATGGCAATAAACAACTGG TTTGA